A genomic stretch from Centroberyx gerrardi isolate f3 chromosome 10, fCenGer3.hap1.cur.20231027, whole genome shotgun sequence includes:
- the ttc21b gene encoding tetratricopeptide repeat protein 21B isoform X1 has translation MEDEETTLGLINYYCYEKYYNHVVNAAAGALRKFSNNPIYSFFHAYGTLMQDQIQGAIAELEMIRDSRDVSLCTLMALVYAEKKKANPDREVTQELDAKVKEDRKSASPKSLYYAGMFLWLLGRNDKAREYIERMIKLSNGSREGIILKAWIDLTSSKDAYAKKAGKYFDEGLRERADVFALMGKAQYCEYRQNYSGALEMVNQVIVSFPGFLPALIKKMKLLLSLQDWEQTIDAAQRLLQRDKNNLEALRMLALHSLCRDGDITESVKQLSNLISSVDLLEPHNPELLYRMSLAFTRVCGRNEKVIEQTHRMVERAFSLASGDSDLATELGYQMVLQGRIKEAMKWYKTAMTLDETSVSALTGIIRCQLIEGHIEDAEQQLEFLTEIQQSIGKSGELLYLRAVLAVKKRRPQEDVTNLLNDAVDTHFNTLQGLPLGVEYFEKLNPDFLLEIVKEYLALCPAKPPAPGQPPAPQLQHCASVLDTVVKIVPGLLQGVFLSAKVRFQSGDVEAAQSSLHHCLDQCPSHADAHLLMAQIHLLQGNFKLCSQSLELCLSHNFEVREHPMYHLIKAQAQKKMGELTGAIQTLQMAMSLPGVHRAGSSSKSKNKKIELSPADCVSVFLELAEALWLNGEQHEAAKVMQDAINEFSGTPEELRVTIANADLALLRGDTELALSMLRNITPEQPYYIQAKGKMADIYLNHRKEKRLYASCYREMVEKLPSPHTYLLLGDAYMNIQEPEKAIEVYEQALKKNPKEGALASKIGKALVKTHNYVKAINYYEAALKTEQQNFLRYDLAELLMKMKQYERCERVLHDALAHDPVNELPALTDDCRYLVLLAKVQNKVDKNEDALLSLQRARDVQAKVLKRVQLEQPDAVPMQKQLAAEICAEIAKHYTSQRGYERAVKFYKEALVYCESDRKVMLELARLYLTLDEVDACQEQCSIILKNDQFNEDATLMMADLMFRKQDYEQAVFHFQQLLERKPDNYPTLSRLIDLLRRAGKLEEVPRFLDMADKHSSRAKFDPGYNYCKGLCLWYTGEPNDGLRHFNKARKDNDWGQNAVYNMIEICLNPDNDTMGGEVFENLDGDIGNSTEKQESEQLAVRTAEKLLKELKPQTPGGHLQLRILENYCFLATKQKANVEKALNVFTEIANNEKDHVPALLAMATAYMILKQTPRARNQLKRIAKMNWSIVDADEFEKSWLLLADIYIHSGKYDMAGDLLKRCLRHNKSCCKAYEYLGYIMEKEQAFRDAALNYELAWKYGNQTNPTIGYKLAFNYLKAKRHVDAIDVCHKVLDAHPNYPRMRKDILDKARAALRS, from the exons ATGGAGGACGAGGAGACGACGTTG GGTCTGATCAATTACTATTGCTATGAAAAATATTACAACCATGTGGTAAACGCTGCAGCTGGTGCTCTAAGGAAATTCAGCAATAATCCAATCTACAGTTTTTTCCATGCGTATGGGACTCTAATGCAAG ATCAAATTCAAGGAGCCATAGCAGAGTTGGAGATGATAAGAGACAGCAGAGATGTGTCCCTCTGCACGTTGATGGCCCTTGTCTAtgctgagaaaaaaaaggcaaaccCAG ACCGAGAAGTCACTCAAGAGCTTGACGCTAAGGTAAAAGAGGATCGTAAAAGTGCATCTCCCAAGAGTCTTTACTATGCTGGGATGTTTCTTTGGCTACTGGGTCGAAACGATAAAGCAAGGGAATACATAGAGAGAATGATCAAACTCTCCAACGGCTCTAGAGAG GGGATAATCCTAAAAGCCTGGATAGATCTGACATCAAGTAAAGACGCATATGCCAAAAAGGCTGGAAAATACTTTGACgagggactgagagagagagcagatgttTTTGCCCTGATGGGAAAG GCACAATACTGTGAATATCGTCAGAATTACTCTGGAGCGTTGGAGATGGTTAACCAAGTCATTGTTAGTTTCCCTGGATTCTTGCCTGCGCTGATCAAGAAGATGAAGCTGTTACTCAGCCTGCAAGACTGGGAGCAAACCATAGATGCAGCACAGAG GCTTTTACAGAGGGATAAAAATAACCTGGAGGCTCTGAGGATGCTAGCTCTACACTCGTTATGTAGAGATGGCGATATTACTGAG TCGGTGAAGCAGCTTTCAAACCTCATCAGCAGCGTGGACCTTCTAGAGCCTCACAACCCCGAGCTTTTGTACAGGATGTCTCTAGCCTTCACCCGTGTT TGTGGACGAAATGAGAAGGTGATTGAGCAGACCCACAGGATGGTGGAGAGAGCCTTCTCTCTGGCATCAGGGGACTCAGATCTGGCCACAGAGCTCGGCTACCAGATGGTGCTTCAGGGCAGAATCAAGGAGGCCATGAAGTGGTACAAGACTGCTATGACTTTGGATGAGACTAGTGTTTCTGCTTTGACAG GTATTATTCGCTGCCAGCTGATAGAGGGCCACATAGAAGATGCGGAGCAACAGTTGGAATTCCTCACAGAGATCCAGCAATCTATTGGAAAATCAGGG GAGCTACTATACCTGCGTGCTGTGCTGGCGGTGAAGAAGCGTCGGCCCCAGGAAGACGTGACCAACCTGCTGAACGATGCAGTggacacacactttaacacgCTGCAGGGTTTACCTCTGGGAGTGGAGTACTTTGAGAAGCTCAACCCTGACTTTCTGCTGGAGATCGTCAAAGAGTACCTAGCACTGTGTCCTGCTAAG CCTCCAGCCCCGGGCCAGCCTCCTGCTCCTCAGCTCCAGCACTGTGCCTCTGTGCTGGATACTGTGGTCAAGATTGTGCCAGGTCTCCTCCAGGGAGTCTTTCTGTCAGCCAAAGTCAGATTCCAGTCTG GTGATGTTGAAGCTGCGCAGAGCAGTCTACATCATTGCCTGGACCAGTGTCCGTCTCATGCAGACGCTCATCTGCTAATGGCGCAGATCCACCTGCTGCAGGGGAACTTTAAACTGTGTTCCCAGTCTCTTGAACTCTGCCTCAGCCATAACTTTGAg GTTCGAGAACACCCCATGTACCACCTGATCAAGGCTCAAGCCCAGAAGAAAATGGGTGAGCTGACGGGGGCCATCCAGACCTTGCAGATGGCCATGAGTCTCCCTGGGGTCCACAGGGCCGGATCCTCATCCAAGTCCAAGAACAAGAAGATTGAGCTGAGTCctgctgactgtgtgtctgtcttcttgGAGTTAGCCGAGGCCCTCTGGCTCAATGGAGAACAG CATGAAGCAGCCAAGGTGATGCAGGATGCCATCAACGAGTTCTCAGGAACCCCCGAGGAGCTGCGTGTCACCATTGCCAATGCTGACCTGGCCCTGCTGCGTGGCGACACAGAGCTGGcactgagcatgctcagaaACATTACCCCTGAGCAGCCCTACTACATCCAAGCCAAGGGGAAAATGGCAGACATATATCTCAACCACAGGAAAGAGAAACGTCTGTACGCTAGCTGTTACAG AGAAATGGTGGAGAAGCTGCCCAGCCCTCACACATATCTCTTGCTAGGCGATGCTTACATGAACATTCAAGAA CCAGAGAAAGCCATTGAGGTCTACGAACAGGCTCTGAAGAAAAACCCCAAAGAAGGCGCTTTAGCCAGCAAGATTGGGAAAGCCCTCGTCAAGACTCATAACTATGTCAAG GCAATAAATTACTATGAAGCTGCACTGAAGACCGAGCAGCAGAACTTCCTCCGCTATGACCTGGCCGAGCTGCTGATGAAGATGAAGCAGTATGAGCGGTGTGAGAGAGTCCTGCATGATGCTCTGGCCCATGACCCAG TGAATGAACTGCCAGCACTCACAGATGACTGTCGTTATCTGGTCCTGTTAGCAAAGGTCCAAAATAAGGTTGACAAAAACGAAGACGCTTTACTTTCCCTACAAAGA GCCCGGGATGTGCAGGCCAAGGTGCTGAAGCGGGTGCAGTTGGAGCAGCCTGACGCCGTCCCCATGCAGAAGCAGCTTGCTGCTGAGATCTGCGCTGAGATCGCTAAACACTACACAAGTCAGAGGGGCTATGAGAGAGCAGTCAAATTCTACAAAGAAGCTCTTGTGTATTGTGAGAGTGATCGTAAG GTGATGTTGGAGTTGGCACGGCTGTACCTTACCCTAGATGAGGTGGACGCCTGCCAGGAGCAATGCAGCATCATTTTGAAGAATGACCAGTTTAATGAAGATGCGACACTG ATGATGGCTGACCTGATGTTCAGGAAGCAAGACTATGAACAGGCCGTTTTCCACTTTCAACAACTTCTGGAGCGGAAACCAG ACAACTACCCAACACTGTCACGTCTTATTGACTTGTTGAGGAGAGCTGGGAAGCTGGAAGAAGTTCCCAGATTTCTTGATATGGCAGACAAACATTCTTCCAGGGCTAAGTTTGACCCTGGATATAACTACTGCAAAGGACTTTGTCTGTG GTACACAGGAGAACCTAACGATGGCCTGCGACACTTTAACAAGGCGCGGAAAGACAATGATTGGGGTCAGAATGCTGTTTACAACATGATTGAAATCTGCCTAAACCCTGACAATGACACCATGGGAGGAGAAGTATTTGAGAATCTAGATGGTGACATCGG GAACTCCACGGAGAAGCAGGAGTCGGAGCAGCTTGCCGTGCGAACAGCCGAGAAGCTGCTGAAGGAGTTAAAGCCCCAGACACCCGGTGGACACTTGCAGCTCCGCATATTGGAGAACTACTGCTTCCTGGCTACTAAACAGAAGGCCAACGTGGAGAAAGCCCTCAATGTTTTCACAGAGATTGCAAACAATGAG AAAGACCACGTGCCGGCACTACTGGCCATGGCGACGGCTTACATGATCCTGAAACAGACTCCTCGAGCCAGGAACCAGCTCAAACGCATAGCTAAGATGAACTGGAGCATCGTTGACGCTGACGAGTTTGAGAAGAGCTGGCTGCTCCTGGCAGATATCTACATCCATTCGGGAAAGTATGACATGGCCGGGGACCTGTTAAAGAGATGCCTCCGCCATAACAAG TCATGCTGTAAAGCTTATGAATATTTGGGCTACATAATGGAAAAAGAGCAGGCGTTCCGTGATGCTGCACTCAACTATGAACTGGCTTGGAAATATGGAAATCAGACGAACCCAACCATTG GATACAAGCTTGCTTTCAACTACTTAAAAGCGAAGAGGCATGTTGATGCCATAGATGTGTGTCATAAG GTTTTGGATGCTCATCCAAATTATCCAAGAATGAGAAAGGACATCTTGGACAAAGCGCGTGCTGCCCTAAGATCTTAG
- the ttc21b gene encoding tetratricopeptide repeat protein 21B isoform X2 has product MEDEETTLGLINYYCYEKYYNHVVNAAAGALRKFSNNPIYSFFHAYGTLMQDQIQGAIAELEMIRDSRDVSLCTLMALVYAEKKKANPDREVTQELDAKVKEDRKSASPKSLYYAGMFLWLLGRNDKAREYIERMIKLSNGSREGIILKAWIDLTSSKDAYAKKAGKYFDEGLRERADVFALMGKAQYCEYRQNYSGALEMVNQVIVSFPGFLPALIKKMKLLLSLQDWEQTIDAAQRLLQRDKNNLEALRMLALHSLCRDGDITESVKQLSNLISSVDLLEPHNPELLYRMSLAFTRVCGRNEKVIEQTHRMVERAFSLASGDSDLATELGYQMVLQGRIKEAMKWYKTAMTLDETSVSALTGIIRCQLIEGHIEDAEQQLEFLTEIQQSIGKSGELLYLRAVLAVKKRRPQEDVTNLLNDAVDTHFNTLQGLPLGVEYFEKLNPDFLLEIVKEYLALCPAKPPAPGQPPAPQLQHCASVLDTVVKIVPGLLQGVFLSAKVRFQSGDVEAAQSSLHHCLDQCPSHADAHLLMAQIHLLQGNFKLCSQSLELCLSHNFEVREHPMYHLIKAQAQKKMGELTGAIQTLQMAMSLPGVHRAGSSSKSKNKKIELSPADCVSVFLELAEALWLNGEQHEAAKVMQDAINEFSGTPEELRVTIANADLALLRGDTELALSMLRNITPEQPYYIQAKGKMADIYLNHRKEKRLYASCYREMVEKLPSPHTYLLLGDAYMNIQEPEKAIEVYEQALKKNPKEGALASKIGKALVKTHNYVKAINYYEAALKTEQQNFLRYDLAELLMKMKQYERCERVLHDALAHDPVNELPALTDDCRYLVLLAKVQNKVDKNEDALLSLQRARDVQAKVLKRVQLEQPDAVPMQKQLAAEICAEIAKHYTSQRGYERAVKFYKEALVYCESDRKVMLELARLYLTLDEVDACQEQCSIILKNDQFNEDATLMMADLMFRKQDYEQAVFHFQQLLERKPDNYPTLSRLIDLLRRAGKLEEVPRFLDMADKHSSRAKFDPGYNYCKGLCLYTGEPNDGLRHFNKARKDNDWGQNAVYNMIEICLNPDNDTMGGEVFENLDGDIGNSTEKQESEQLAVRTAEKLLKELKPQTPGGHLQLRILENYCFLATKQKANVEKALNVFTEIANNEKDHVPALLAMATAYMILKQTPRARNQLKRIAKMNWSIVDADEFEKSWLLLADIYIHSGKYDMAGDLLKRCLRHNKSCCKAYEYLGYIMEKEQAFRDAALNYELAWKYGNQTNPTIGYKLAFNYLKAKRHVDAIDVCHKVLDAHPNYPRMRKDILDKARAALRS; this is encoded by the exons ATGGAGGACGAGGAGACGACGTTG GGTCTGATCAATTACTATTGCTATGAAAAATATTACAACCATGTGGTAAACGCTGCAGCTGGTGCTCTAAGGAAATTCAGCAATAATCCAATCTACAGTTTTTTCCATGCGTATGGGACTCTAATGCAAG ATCAAATTCAAGGAGCCATAGCAGAGTTGGAGATGATAAGAGACAGCAGAGATGTGTCCCTCTGCACGTTGATGGCCCTTGTCTAtgctgagaaaaaaaaggcaaaccCAG ACCGAGAAGTCACTCAAGAGCTTGACGCTAAGGTAAAAGAGGATCGTAAAAGTGCATCTCCCAAGAGTCTTTACTATGCTGGGATGTTTCTTTGGCTACTGGGTCGAAACGATAAAGCAAGGGAATACATAGAGAGAATGATCAAACTCTCCAACGGCTCTAGAGAG GGGATAATCCTAAAAGCCTGGATAGATCTGACATCAAGTAAAGACGCATATGCCAAAAAGGCTGGAAAATACTTTGACgagggactgagagagagagcagatgttTTTGCCCTGATGGGAAAG GCACAATACTGTGAATATCGTCAGAATTACTCTGGAGCGTTGGAGATGGTTAACCAAGTCATTGTTAGTTTCCCTGGATTCTTGCCTGCGCTGATCAAGAAGATGAAGCTGTTACTCAGCCTGCAAGACTGGGAGCAAACCATAGATGCAGCACAGAG GCTTTTACAGAGGGATAAAAATAACCTGGAGGCTCTGAGGATGCTAGCTCTACACTCGTTATGTAGAGATGGCGATATTACTGAG TCGGTGAAGCAGCTTTCAAACCTCATCAGCAGCGTGGACCTTCTAGAGCCTCACAACCCCGAGCTTTTGTACAGGATGTCTCTAGCCTTCACCCGTGTT TGTGGACGAAATGAGAAGGTGATTGAGCAGACCCACAGGATGGTGGAGAGAGCCTTCTCTCTGGCATCAGGGGACTCAGATCTGGCCACAGAGCTCGGCTACCAGATGGTGCTTCAGGGCAGAATCAAGGAGGCCATGAAGTGGTACAAGACTGCTATGACTTTGGATGAGACTAGTGTTTCTGCTTTGACAG GTATTATTCGCTGCCAGCTGATAGAGGGCCACATAGAAGATGCGGAGCAACAGTTGGAATTCCTCACAGAGATCCAGCAATCTATTGGAAAATCAGGG GAGCTACTATACCTGCGTGCTGTGCTGGCGGTGAAGAAGCGTCGGCCCCAGGAAGACGTGACCAACCTGCTGAACGATGCAGTggacacacactttaacacgCTGCAGGGTTTACCTCTGGGAGTGGAGTACTTTGAGAAGCTCAACCCTGACTTTCTGCTGGAGATCGTCAAAGAGTACCTAGCACTGTGTCCTGCTAAG CCTCCAGCCCCGGGCCAGCCTCCTGCTCCTCAGCTCCAGCACTGTGCCTCTGTGCTGGATACTGTGGTCAAGATTGTGCCAGGTCTCCTCCAGGGAGTCTTTCTGTCAGCCAAAGTCAGATTCCAGTCTG GTGATGTTGAAGCTGCGCAGAGCAGTCTACATCATTGCCTGGACCAGTGTCCGTCTCATGCAGACGCTCATCTGCTAATGGCGCAGATCCACCTGCTGCAGGGGAACTTTAAACTGTGTTCCCAGTCTCTTGAACTCTGCCTCAGCCATAACTTTGAg GTTCGAGAACACCCCATGTACCACCTGATCAAGGCTCAAGCCCAGAAGAAAATGGGTGAGCTGACGGGGGCCATCCAGACCTTGCAGATGGCCATGAGTCTCCCTGGGGTCCACAGGGCCGGATCCTCATCCAAGTCCAAGAACAAGAAGATTGAGCTGAGTCctgctgactgtgtgtctgtcttcttgGAGTTAGCCGAGGCCCTCTGGCTCAATGGAGAACAG CATGAAGCAGCCAAGGTGATGCAGGATGCCATCAACGAGTTCTCAGGAACCCCCGAGGAGCTGCGTGTCACCATTGCCAATGCTGACCTGGCCCTGCTGCGTGGCGACACAGAGCTGGcactgagcatgctcagaaACATTACCCCTGAGCAGCCCTACTACATCCAAGCCAAGGGGAAAATGGCAGACATATATCTCAACCACAGGAAAGAGAAACGTCTGTACGCTAGCTGTTACAG AGAAATGGTGGAGAAGCTGCCCAGCCCTCACACATATCTCTTGCTAGGCGATGCTTACATGAACATTCAAGAA CCAGAGAAAGCCATTGAGGTCTACGAACAGGCTCTGAAGAAAAACCCCAAAGAAGGCGCTTTAGCCAGCAAGATTGGGAAAGCCCTCGTCAAGACTCATAACTATGTCAAG GCAATAAATTACTATGAAGCTGCACTGAAGACCGAGCAGCAGAACTTCCTCCGCTATGACCTGGCCGAGCTGCTGATGAAGATGAAGCAGTATGAGCGGTGTGAGAGAGTCCTGCATGATGCTCTGGCCCATGACCCAG TGAATGAACTGCCAGCACTCACAGATGACTGTCGTTATCTGGTCCTGTTAGCAAAGGTCCAAAATAAGGTTGACAAAAACGAAGACGCTTTACTTTCCCTACAAAGA GCCCGGGATGTGCAGGCCAAGGTGCTGAAGCGGGTGCAGTTGGAGCAGCCTGACGCCGTCCCCATGCAGAAGCAGCTTGCTGCTGAGATCTGCGCTGAGATCGCTAAACACTACACAAGTCAGAGGGGCTATGAGAGAGCAGTCAAATTCTACAAAGAAGCTCTTGTGTATTGTGAGAGTGATCGTAAG GTGATGTTGGAGTTGGCACGGCTGTACCTTACCCTAGATGAGGTGGACGCCTGCCAGGAGCAATGCAGCATCATTTTGAAGAATGACCAGTTTAATGAAGATGCGACACTG ATGATGGCTGACCTGATGTTCAGGAAGCAAGACTATGAACAGGCCGTTTTCCACTTTCAACAACTTCTGGAGCGGAAACCAG ACAACTACCCAACACTGTCACGTCTTATTGACTTGTTGAGGAGAGCTGGGAAGCTGGAAGAAGTTCCCAGATTTCTTGATATGGCAGACAAACATTCTTCCAGGGCTAAGTTTGACCCTGGATATAACTACTGCAAAGGACTTTGTCT GTACACAGGAGAACCTAACGATGGCCTGCGACACTTTAACAAGGCGCGGAAAGACAATGATTGGGGTCAGAATGCTGTTTACAACATGATTGAAATCTGCCTAAACCCTGACAATGACACCATGGGAGGAGAAGTATTTGAGAATCTAGATGGTGACATCGG GAACTCCACGGAGAAGCAGGAGTCGGAGCAGCTTGCCGTGCGAACAGCCGAGAAGCTGCTGAAGGAGTTAAAGCCCCAGACACCCGGTGGACACTTGCAGCTCCGCATATTGGAGAACTACTGCTTCCTGGCTACTAAACAGAAGGCCAACGTGGAGAAAGCCCTCAATGTTTTCACAGAGATTGCAAACAATGAG AAAGACCACGTGCCGGCACTACTGGCCATGGCGACGGCTTACATGATCCTGAAACAGACTCCTCGAGCCAGGAACCAGCTCAAACGCATAGCTAAGATGAACTGGAGCATCGTTGACGCTGACGAGTTTGAGAAGAGCTGGCTGCTCCTGGCAGATATCTACATCCATTCGGGAAAGTATGACATGGCCGGGGACCTGTTAAAGAGATGCCTCCGCCATAACAAG TCATGCTGTAAAGCTTATGAATATTTGGGCTACATAATGGAAAAAGAGCAGGCGTTCCGTGATGCTGCACTCAACTATGAACTGGCTTGGAAATATGGAAATCAGACGAACCCAACCATTG GATACAAGCTTGCTTTCAACTACTTAAAAGCGAAGAGGCATGTTGATGCCATAGATGTGTGTCATAAG GTTTTGGATGCTCATCCAAATTATCCAAGAATGAGAAAGGACATCTTGGACAAAGCGCGTGCTGCCCTAAGATCTTAG
- the galnt3 gene encoding polypeptide N-acetylgalactosaminyltransferase 3 yields MTTFRRVLRRRLHPLKLVIVALVFVTFVFFIQREVGSQGPQEEPWLKEMAVKRDAVLGMVMGAVNNFRDAMPKMQIRAPVRQQDNAESLSCLPGHYTAAELRPALERPPQNPVAPGASGKPFHTDSLSPAEQKEKERGEEKHCFNLYASDRISLSRDLGPDTRPPECIEQTFKRCPPLPTTSVIIVFHNEAWSTLLRTVYSVLHTSPAILLKEIILVDDASVDDALKDELDEYLKRLHIVRVVRQQERKGLITARLLGASVATGDTLTFLDAHCECFNGWLEPLLARIAENYTAVVSPDITTIDLNTFEFMKPSPYGQNHNRGNFDWGLSFGWESLPDHEKQRRKDETYPIKTPTFAGGLFSISKEYFYHIGSYDEEMEIWGGENIEMSFRVWQCGGQLEIIPCSIVGHVFRTKSPHTFPKGTQVIARNQVRLAEVWMDDYKEIFYRRNQQAAQMAKDRTFGDVSRRVDLRERLQCKSFSWYLKNVYPEVFMPDLNPLHFGSVKNVGKDSCLDAGENNEGGKQLIMYPCHGLGGNQYFEYSTHHEIRHNIQKELCLHGAEGAVKLEDCQYKGKNTFVGAEQKWELKDNQLFYIPGWNMCLSARHEHPSLAPCNPSDRYQLWFFT; encoded by the exons ATGACAACTTTTCGCAGAGTCCTCCGAAGGCGATTGCACCCACTTAAGCTGGTGATTGTGGCCCTTGTGTTTGTCACATTTGTGTTCTTCATACAACGAGAGGTGGGAAGCCAAGGCCCACAGGAGGAGCCATGGTTGAAGGAGATGGCAGTCAAGCGGGATGCGGTGCTGGGCATGGTGATGGGAGCGGTCAATAACTTCAGGGATGCGATGCCAAAGATGCAGATCAGAGCCCCTGTGCGTCAGCAGGATAATGCAGAGAGCTTGTCCTGTCTGCCGGGCCACTACACTGCTGCTGAGCTCAGGCCGGCTCTGGAGCGCCCGCCTCAGAACCCTGTCGCTCCCGGGGCTTCTGGGAAGCCTTTCCACACAGACTCCCTGAGCCCTGCTgagcagaaggagaaggagaggggcgAAGAGAAACACTGCTTTAATCTGTATGCCAGTGACCGCATCTCCCTAAGCAGAGACCTGGGCCCGGATACTAGACCACCAGA aTGTATTGAGCAAACCTTCAAACGATGCCCCCCCTTGCCGACCACCAGTGTGATCATTGTGTTTCACAATGAAGCGTGGAGCACTCTGCTAAGGACAGTATACAGCGTCCTCCACACTTCCCCTGCCATTCTCCTCAAGGAGATCATCCTAGTGGACGACGCCAGCGTGGACG ATGCGCTAAAGGATGAGCTGGATGAGTATCTGAAGCGTCTGCACATTGTGCGAGTCGTCCGCCAGCAAGAAAGGAAAGGACTGATCACGGCTCGGCTGCTGGGTGCCTCTGTGGCCACCGGCGATACGCTCACCTTTCTGGATGCCCACT GTGAATGCTTTAATGGGTGGCTGGAGCCTCTCCTGGCCAGGATAGCAGAGAACTACACCGCAGTAGTCAGTCCTGACATCACCACCATTGATCTCAATACCTTTGAGTTCATGAAACCGTCCCCATATGGCCAGAACCACAACCGGGGCAACTTTGACTGGGGCCTGTCCTTTGGCTGGGAGAGTCTGCCAGATCATGAGAAACAAAGGAGGAAGGATGAAACGTACCCTATCAA GACGCCGACATTTGCCGGTGGGCTCTTCTCAATCTCAAAAGAATATTTCTATCATATAGGAAGCTATGATGAAGAAATGGAAATCTGGGGTGGAGAGAACATTGAAATGTCTTTCAGG GTGTGGCAGTGTGGGGGACAGCTGGAGATCATCCCCTGCTCCATTGTTGGCCACGTTTTCCGGACCAAGAGCCCCCACACCTTCCCCAAGGGCACACAGGTGATCGCCCGCAACCAAGTTCGACTGGCCGAGGTCTGGATGGATGACTACAAGGAGATCTTCTACCGTCGTAACCAACAAGCCGCGCAGATGGCCAAAGAT AGGACCTTTGGAGATGTCTCCAGACGCGTGGACCTCCGGGAGCGGCTGCAGTGTAAGAGCTTCTCCTGGTATTTGAAGAACGTCTATCCAGAGGTCTTCATGCCTGATCTCAACCCGCTCCACTTTGGCTCG GTGAAAAATGTTGGTAAAGACTCATGTCTGGATGCTGGAGAGAACAACGAGGGTGGGAAACAACTGATCATGTACCCATGCCATGGCCTAGGAGGAAACCAG TATTTTGAGTACTCCACACATCATGAGATTAGACACAACATTCAGAAGGAGCTATGTTTGCATGGGGCAGAGGGGGCCGTGAAGCTGGAGGACTGCCAGTATAAAGGCAAGAACACGTTTGTAGGAGCAGAGCAAAAATGGGAGTTAAAGGAT AACCAGTTGTTCTACATCCCAGGATGGAACATGTGTCTGAGCGCCCGTCATGAGCATCCCTCTCTGGCCCCGTGCAACCCATCAGACAGATACCAGCTCTGGTTCTTCACCTGA